The stretch of DNA CCGAGATTGGCGCGATCCGCACGAGAAAGCGATGCGTGTGCCACATCAAAAATATGCAGATCTTCCCGCTTATGATCGAACTCTTCAGAGTGTTGCGACGTAACCAGGAGCAAGCGGCCCTTGTAGTTGGCCAGTGCCTCCCACGGAACGTTTTCCACTCGCTCGACCGCCAGAAGCAAAGCCTGGGCGGCGAGGCTTTCTGTCAGCTGAATAGCAGTCTTCACCATGTTGACAGTCAAGCGGGGAATGCTCGGCCCCCGGACGGGACGATTCTCAGGCTGAATACCGGCTTGCGTCATCAAGAGCAGATCGATGGCCTTGATGTCTTTGGCGTCAATCAGATTTTGTCGGAAGTCGGGACTTTTGAGCAGTTCGGCAAGAGCAGCGAGAACTTCCACATGTGTCTGCTGCAGTCGGCGCCCAATGACCAGGAGCACAATCAGTTGGACATTAACGCCGGCAGGCCCGCCATAATCGACGCGAGATTTGCTGCGACCGAGGACGATGCGGAAGTCGCCATCCCAGTCGATAAATGCATGTGGTAATGCAAAGTCATTGGCCACAAGGGTTTGTGCGGCGGCCTCACGTTCCTCGATGGCTTCGAGAACATTTTCAGGATTGATTCCATCATCATCCCAGTTGGCGGCCTGAACCAGAGCGCGGATCGCTCCCTGACGCGTTTTGGCAGTCAACTCGACAATCCGGATTCCACTGACCAGGTCTGCCAGATCCACGATGATCACCCCCGGAAGCTGACTGTAACTGATTTCATCAAATGTCCCAACTTCTGTGATTATCAGTAGTTATAAACATGAGATGATCTTGTGCCAACCCCACGAAATTCGCGAAGTTCACTTTCTCGGCGGTCGATCAAATATAGCTGAAGCGGAAAGGTGCGTATGTTAAGAGGAGTTTCAGAGGTTGAGAAAGTGTTGAGAAATGCTGTTTTTTTCGTGAGTTTTACTATCGGTCAACTTTGAGTCGGTTTCCGAACTTGTCTCAATTTGGTAGATGGCGTAATAATTAAAGTAGATGGTGACTGTTGGTTCATGTAAGGGTTGGTGGTTGATGGCTTGAAGGTGTACAGATGGCGCAGTTTCATCCAGGTGACTATGTGGTTTTTCGAATCACCAAGTTCAGTACTGAGCCTGGGCCGCGTGCTCAGGATGTGCGCCCTGCCCCTTTTGGCGAAACTTACAACTACTACGTTGATAAGTACTGGACAGTTCGCTCAGTCTCTCCTGATGGCACCTTGCAGCTCGTCACTCGTCGAGGCAAGCAGCATCAAGTCAACGTGAACGATCCCAGACTGCGTCATGCGACTTTGTTCGAGAAGTGGTTCAAGGCAGATCGCTTTCCGACAAAAGACACCTTTTCTCAGGTCTCACAGAACGGAATGAACACCCCCGATTCCGGGCGGGTGGCACAGATTTCTGGTGGGATGCGCTGAGCTCTGGTTTGCTGTGTTTCAGGTTGCTGTATTTTTGGCCCTGAATTCCGCTCCGTGAATTCGGCGAAACCACATTCGCAGAGAACTGTTCAATCCATGAACAGTG from Planctopirus ephydatiae encodes:
- a CDS encoding diadenylate cyclase — its product is MDLADLVSGIRIVELTAKTRQGAIRALVQAANWDDDGINPENVLEAIEEREAAAQTLVANDFALPHAFIDWDGDFRIVLGRSKSRVDYGGPAGVNVQLIVLLVIGRRLQQTHVEVLAALAELLKSPDFRQNLIDAKDIKAIDLLLMTQAGIQPENRPVRGPSIPRLTVNMVKTAIQLTESLAAQALLLAVERVENVPWEALANYKGRLLLVTSQHSEEFDHKREDLHIFDVAHASLSRADRANLGLLLAASSGLLTEKNSVVCVTGPDGRRLDSINVTKPEVHFRAMLSEKNRRGADVVRPAVMLRVLTLAIEIAAEGREAHPIGALFVIGDSRQVLRHSQQLVLNPFHGYARQLRNVLDPSLAETMKEFALIDGAFIIQGDGTVLSAGTYLTPKSASGSVAHGLGARHQTAAAISAHTQAMAITVSQSTGTVTVFRNGSSVLSLERSGRTKW